From the Paenibacillus sp. MMS20-IR301 genome, the window GACCAGCACCCAGGAGACGAAATACGGCAGATACGTCAGCGACTGGACAATCCGCTTGAACCTTTTGAATACCAACTCGTTCAGCAGGATTGACAGGATGATGGGTGCGGGAAAACCGAATACCAGCTTGGCAATGCTGATTTTGAACGTATTCACCAGTGAATCCGTAAACGTCGGATCATTGAATAATTCCCGGAAATTCGCCAGCCCTGTCCAGGGACTGTGAAGAAATCCCTGAAACGGTGTGTATTCCTTGAAGGAAATAATGACACCATACATCGGGATATAGTTGAAAATGATCATCCATAACACTGCCGGCAAAGTCAACAGCATGAGATAACGCTGCTGCCAAAACCGTTTGGATACTCTCCGTTTAACGGGCAAACTGCTCATAAGCTACATCCTTTCTTCTGCTTTCGACTTCGTTCGACTTCTCTTCTTCCTATGGGTTAATTATAAAATGCCGCCCTCCGGGGTGATATATTAAAAATGAACGCGGGTATCAGAATCCCACGATCTTTGTAAGCGTTATCTTAAAGTCAACCGCATCTCTTCCGAATTAAAGCAAGCTGCCACTTAGCGTATTTACTATTGAGAGGGGATAGCGAGGATAGCTGGAGTAATGGGGTTGCCGGGAACTGCTGGGGGTTCTGGGGTAGTTGGGGCAGGTAATGAGGCTGCCGGGGGCCTTCAGTGCCGGAAATTCAAAGCTCATTACATAAGCAAAAAACCTCAACCGCATCCATCACGATTGAGGCTTACATGAATTTAGTCCGAAACCTGTCAGCGCTGTACGAATTCCCTGTACTCTCCCGGCGTCATGCCATAGACCTGCTTGTACAGCAGCCCGAAATATGACGGGTTCGGTATCCCGATAAGCTCTGCGACAACAGCAATGCGCTGCTTGCCCGTGCGCAGCATCTCCTCGGCGCGCTGAAGCCGGAACTCCTGGATATATTCGCTTGGCGTCTTCCCTGTCTTCTTCTTGAAGATCATGCCCAGATGGTTCGGGGAGACAAATACCTCGCCGGCCAGATAAGCCAGACTCAGCTCCTGGTTCCCGTACTGCTCCTCAATCAGCTGGATGACCCGGTTAATCAGATAGTCATCCTTGCGGCCACGCTTCTCCTCAAGCAGCCGGGCCATGTCATCGACCACCGCCGCCGTATAATCCCGCATCTCCGTAAGCGTCCGGCAGGACAGCAGCGCCTCCATATGGCCTGCGGCAAATGCCGTTGTGGCTTGGGCTGCAGGCATCGCCAGCGCTGAGCAGCTCTCAATAACACCGCCGAGCTGCGAGGCGATGTAAGACCTGCCGGCGCCGGGATGCCCGGCCAGCAGAGCGAACAGCCCGTCCAGCACCGGTTCAGCCGGGCTGCCGCTGCCCAGATCATGCCGCAGGCGCTTCGCCAGCTCGCGGAACTGGACCGAGAAGGGGTCCGCGTCCCGGGTGAACTGCTGCCGCGCCAGCTGCTCCTCCTCAGCGGCCAGCACGCCGCTGAGGCCGTTAAACAGCGCATACTGGAAGGCATTCTGCGCTTCCCGGAACGATTCTCCGGCCGCCGCAGCCGGGGCGGCCGGGCGGCCGGTGCCGATGATCCACGCAGCCGGCCCGGTCTGCACCATCCAACCGTCCCGCTCCTGCCGGGCATCCTCCCTCTGGCTCCCGTCCAACGGAGCGGGCCCGCCGCCTTCCTGCAGCAGCTCCAGCTCCTGCAGGAGCTGAAAGGCCAGCTGCGGCTGCAGACCTGCTTCATCAGCGCGCAGCGCAATCAGCAGGATGAAGCAGGCGCCAAGGATGCCCTGCCCCGCCGGATGGACAAGAACCTTCCGGCCGAGCATCCTGCCCGCGAGCTGCTCCAGCTGCTCCGCCTCAGGCAGCTGCAGTGCAGCCGGCTGTGCGCAGATCCATATGGAGCAGAGCTCTCCCTCCAGATAGCCGCCGGCCTGAAGCTCACTTATTGTCTGCTGCCTGGCTGCTTCCTCCGCGCGGCTGAGCAGCAGATCCATCAGACGCTGGCGCAGCGCGAGATGGTGGACCGCATCTTTTTCCAGCCACAGCCGTTCCTCTTCACTGCGCTTCAGCCGGTTCTCCTCACAGCCCCGGACAACCTTCTCCATGGTGCTAAGCAGCTCTTCCTCACCGACCGGCTTCAGCACATAGTCCACTGCGCCAAAGCGCAGCGCATCCCGGGCATAACCGAAATCATCATAGCCGGTCAGCACCACAATCCGCACCTCAGGCAGCTGGTCCAGGACAAGCTTCGCCATCTCGATCCCGTTGCGTCCGGGCATTTGAATGTCGGTAATGATGATATCCGGCCGGAACTCCAGCGCCTTGTCCAGGCCTTCGATCCCGTCCGCAGCCGTCTCAATGACAGCGATGCCCATGGACGCCCAATCCAGAAAGTCTAACAGTCCTTCCCGCTCCCAGCGTTCATCCTCGACAATAAGCATTTTATACATTGCTGAGCCCCCTTGCTGCAAAAGATAGGGTAATTACCGTCCCGATCCCCTGTCTGCTGTATAGTTCAATCTGCTGGGCTTCCCCGTAATACGCCTGCAGCCGTCTTCTGATATTGGCAATCGCAAACCCGCTTCCCTTGGAATCGAGCGCCTTGCCGGCGGTCACATCCAAGGCCCTCTCCCGTGACATGCCCACCCCGTCGTCAATGATGCGGATGACCACCAGACCGTCCTCAAGCGAGGCTTTTATAATGATGGTTCCGTGTGAGCGCTTCGGCTCGATCCCGTGGATCAGCGCATTTTCAACCAGCGGCTGCAAAATATTTTTGAGCGTGTAACAGTGTCTGACCCGGTCATCCACCTCAAATACCGCATCAAACCGGTCCTCGAACCTGAATTTCTGAATCGCCAGATAAGCCCCGACCATATCCAGCTCATTGCCGACCAGCGTCTCCGAGTTCCCCTTGTTCAGCACCAGCCGGTAGAACTTTGCCATAGAATCCGACAGCTTCACTATATCCGGCGCTTTGGCCCGGCGGGCCACCCAGGAGATTGTCGCCAGCGTATTGTACAGGAAATGCGGATTAATCTGCGATTCCAGCGCTTTCAGCTCGGCATCCTTCTCCAGCAGCTCTGATTTGTAGACGGTCTCAACTAAATCATGCATCCGGGTGGTCATATGATTGAAGCTGAGCGCCATCTGCGTGAATTCGTCATTCCACACCACCGGAACCGAGACATCGATCGACCCCTCGCGCACCTGCTTCATCGCCTTCAGGAGCACCTTCATCCGGGACAGCAGCTTCACCGTCAAATAATACACCAGCAGGCTGAGTATGATCAGCGCGGCGATAATAACAAGGAAGCTTGTCCGGATGGACTGGTTCACCTTGTCTACGAAATGGCTGACCGGAAACACGCCCACAAGCCGCAGCTCCGGGCCGGTTAACGGAACCGAAATGACGATCGACCGCACACCGCCGATGGTTGCCATGAAGTTCTGCTTGCCGCTATCCTCCGGTAACACCCGGGTCAGCTCCGCGAGCCTTTCATCCGCCAGCTGAATCTGGTTATTCGAAGCCACCCGGCTGCTGCTGTCCAGGACGAGAACGCTTCCAACCTCCTGATTGGCATCCGCCAGCGGCTGGAACAAGACGTTCTGCGTCACTTCAATCTCTACCAGGCCATTCACTTCGTCATTGCGTCCGGAGAAAATCTTCCGGTTATAAGAGAACACATCCGCCTTCGCCTTCACATCCGGCCGCACCGTCAGCAGCTTCTCCAGATGCAGGCCGCGCCAGTTCGTCTGGGTACCCGAATCATTCATAAACTGCACGTATGCCATATCCCCCTTGATCCGGTTCATACTGTAAAAGCCGTCATACAGCTCGAACAGCTCAGGGATGGTCGGATTGTTCATATAGACATGGATGGAATGGATATAAGTGTTCTGCCGCATGATGTTGTCAACAATCGGAGCTACATTATAACGGTAATCCTGCAGCTGAAAGCTCTCATTAATAAAGGCGCTGTCCAGCAGCGTCTGAATTCTGGAGTCAAAAGCGATGATCTGGGACAGGTTCTCAATCATGTCCACCTTCTCGTCAATACTGTTCTTCGTCTGCAGCAGATTCTGCTCCATCACACTCCGTGCCTGTGAAATTGCTGAACTGTAAGCCTGCACATAAAGTATAACGCCAGTGATGACAGACGAGACCGTTAGAATCAATACATAGACCCCGACAAACTTTGAGGTCACACTCCAGTTATGAAAAATACGGGTAATCCGCTTCATGTAATTATTGCAGCCTCCTATCAGCCTCTGCTCCATCCCATCGTAACACCGGCCTGAGGAATAGTAAATTAACATATCGGCACAGGATGGGCTATCAGAAAAGCCGTCTTCCGGCCGCTGAACAACAGCACCGGAAGACGGCTTGAAGCGGCAGCCTGGGCTTAAAACTAACTCAGCTGCATCGTGGTCAGGCAAGTGTCATCGCTCTCAAAGGTGGAGATATCCGTCTTGGCCTGCTTCCCGTCACGGGTAATGGTGATCTGGAGCTTCTGATCGCGCGGCAGCCACAGGTCGATGAATCCGTTCGGCTGCGATTTCACAGCCCCGTTCATTACTTCCTTGCCTTCTGCGTCTTCGATATATACCTCGAATTCTTCATTGGGCAGCTCCCCCTGGCAGCCGGTCAGGCTATGTGTAGCGCAGGGATGGGTCTTATTCACATACGGGGCAACCGACAGGAAGAATTCATCCTCCGGCAGAGCATAAGCCGCTTCCCCCGGCCCGCCGCTGTCGACGATCAGCTGTGTAGAAGTAATGGAAGCCGATTCTGATGTGATGCTGCGCGAGCTGTAGTCCGCTACCATTTGCTTGATGTTCAGGCCCGCTGTATTACCGGCAGCCCCGGTCCCGGAGAATGCCGCTTCCGAATCCGCCGGCTTCCGTCCCTCATTTCCCGCATACCAAAAGATTCCTATTGCCGCAACCACGGCACAGGTTCCAGCCACGAGTTTTTTTCGCATAGTCTATATGTTCATCTCCTTATCGAAGTGAAGCCTTGTCCAGAAGGAAGGGCTGTTAATAGCCCATTTCTTCCCGCAATTCATGTTCCATAAACAGGATATCACGTTTCATTTCCTTCATGCTACCTCTGGAAAGCCGTCCGGCCTCGAACATCAGCTGAATGTTATCGCGCTCCAGCTGAATTCCTGTCCGGGACAGCTCCTGAAGCGCCTCATCAAAGCCCCGCTTGGTGGAAGAAAGCGACTCCGTACGGGTCAGTCTCATCTGCCCCCGCTCATAGCGCATAAGCAGCGCGTTGACCGCTTCCGGCTCGGTCTCCCCCTTAATTTGCAGCTCTCTCAGCTGCTTAAGGACGTAAGCGAAACTGCCGGACTGCAGCTTGTTCCATTCCTCCCGCCGCTGCTGCCTGCTAAGGCGGACCTGCTGAATAACCCCGACGATCTCTTCCCAGCTTCTGAGCGGAACCAGCTCACTTCTGTATTCCGGGTCACGCGTATGCATGAGCAGCTGCTTGTTCAGCCGGTTCAAATAGCGGTAGGCCGTATACGGGTTCACCTCATGCTGCTTCATTGCAGCCAGGGTATATTCTCTTTGCCACTTGAGCGCAGTAACTCCAAGCATCCGCTCTGTTTCTTCGGCAGCTTCGTTTTTCTTCAACATGCGGATTCTTGAAGTGTAGGTGCTGATCAGGTGGCTGAGAGCCATTTTGGACTGATCCGTGGCCTGATCGTTTAACCCGGCTATGACATTGCGCAGAATTTCAATTTTGGCCTCAATCTCTTCGGCATTATGCTCCGCTTCATTTTCTTTGCCCAGCAGGAGGGGCAGCAGATAGTTGGAGGCAAGCAAGGTCCACAGAATAACGCCTGCCGCCAGGAAGATAATCAGGTCCCGCGCCGGGAACAATGACTTGTCATCCAGCACAAACGGCAGTGACATCGTACTCGCAAGCGTAATCGTTCCCCGGACGCCCGACAGCGTAAGAATAAGCGCCTTCTTGAACTCCAGCTTCCAGGGACCGCGCGGCTCCTCCCCTTCGGGAATATCCATAATCAGCATCCAGACCAGCCGCAGGCCAAGGACAGCAGCCGTTAATAACAAAGTATACATGATAACCTTGACATTCCCGATATCCGGGTTGCTCCAGACGGTGTCGATAATCTCCGGCAGCTGCGTGCCGAGCAGGAGGAAGACCAGGCCGTTCAAGACGAAGATAATAACAGACCAGGTGCTTTTGGATACGATGCTCAGCTTGGCTACCTCCGGATTCATCTGCTTATACCCGAAGGAATGGGCGATCCCTGCAGCAACTACTGCGAGAATGCCGTTGACCCCAAGCTCTTCAGCCGCCATAAAAATAGCGAAGGGCGTAAGCAGCTCAATCAGCATATGTAACGTCACATTCTCCATCCCGAGTCTGCGCAGCCCTTTGACCAGCCCGTATTTAATCAGCGTCAGCAGCAGACCCAATACGACTCCGCCCAGTGAAATGGTGATAAAGCTCAGGCTGGCCGTTCTGAAGGAGAACGCCCCGGTAACCATAGCAGCCACAGCGAACTGAAACGATACCAGTCCCGAAGCATCGTTGATCAGCGATTCCCCTTCAAGAATCTGCATCGTCTGATGCGGGATTTTCACCTTCTGCTCCAGCGCGCCT encodes:
- a CDS encoding Na+/H+ antiporter, which gives rise to MELFEYILLMLAAVSLSNLVNRFIPSLSVPIIQIGLGMAITWLPLHYELKLNPELFLLLFIAPLLFNDGRLADKAALWKLKKPILLLALGLVFLTVAVLGYFLHWLLPVLPLAAAFALAAALAPTDAIAVGALEQKVKIPHQTMQILEGESLINDASGLVSFQFAVAAMVTGAFSFRTASLSFITISLGGVVLGLLLTLIKYGLVKGLRRLGMENVTLHMLIELLTPFAIFMAAEELGVNGILAVVAAGIAHSFGYKQMNPEVAKLSIVSKSTWSVIIFVLNGLVFLLLGTQLPEIIDTVWSNPDIGNVKVIMYTLLLTAAVLGLRLVWMLIMDIPEGEEPRGPWKLEFKKALILTLSGVRGTITLASTMSLPFVLDDKSLFPARDLIIFLAAGVILWTLLASNYLLPLLLGKENEAEHNAEEIEAKIEILRNVIAGLNDQATDQSKMALSHLISTYTSRIRMLKKNEAAEETERMLGVTALKWQREYTLAAMKQHEVNPYTAYRYLNRLNKQLLMHTRDPEYRSELVPLRSWEEIVGVIQQVRLSRQQRREEWNKLQSGSFAYVLKQLRELQIKGETEPEAVNALLMRYERGQMRLTRTESLSSTKRGFDEALQELSRTGIQLERDNIQLMFEAGRLSRGSMKEMKRDILFMEHELREEMGY
- a CDS encoding sensor histidine kinase, which encodes MKRITRIFHNWSVTSKFVGVYVLILTVSSVITGVILYVQAYSSAISQARSVMEQNLLQTKNSIDEKVDMIENLSQIIAFDSRIQTLLDSAFINESFQLQDYRYNVAPIVDNIMRQNTYIHSIHVYMNNPTIPELFELYDGFYSMNRIKGDMAYVQFMNDSGTQTNWRGLHLEKLLTVRPDVKAKADVFSYNRKIFSGRNDEVNGLVEIEVTQNVLFQPLADANQEVGSVLVLDSSSRVASNNQIQLADERLAELTRVLPEDSGKQNFMATIGGVRSIVISVPLTGPELRLVGVFPVSHFVDKVNQSIRTSFLVIIAALIILSLLVYYLTVKLLSRMKVLLKAMKQVREGSIDVSVPVVWNDEFTQMALSFNHMTTRMHDLVETVYKSELLEKDAELKALESQINPHFLYNTLATISWVARRAKAPDIVKLSDSMAKFYRLVLNKGNSETLVGNELDMVGAYLAIQKFRFEDRFDAVFEVDDRVRHCYTLKNILQPLVENALIHGIEPKRSHGTIIIKASLEDGLVVIRIIDDGVGMSRERALDVTAGKALDSKGSGFAIANIRRRLQAYYGEAQQIELYSRQGIGTVITLSFAARGLSNV
- a CDS encoding CueP family metal-binding protein, yielding MRKKLVAGTCAVVAAIGIFWYAGNEGRKPADSEAAFSGTGAAGNTAGLNIKQMVADYSSRSITSESASITSTQLIVDSGGPGEAAYALPEDEFFLSVAPYVNKTHPCATHSLTGCQGELPNEEFEVYIEDAEGKEVMNGAVKSQPNGFIDLWLPRDQKLQITITRDGKQAKTDISTFESDDTCLTTMQLS
- a CDS encoding response regulator yields the protein MYKMLIVEDERWEREGLLDFLDWASMGIAVIETAADGIEGLDKALEFRPDIIITDIQMPGRNGIEMAKLVLDQLPEVRIVVLTGYDDFGYARDALRFGAVDYVLKPVGEEELLSTMEKVVRGCEENRLKRSEEERLWLEKDAVHHLALRQRLMDLLLSRAEEAARQQTISELQAGGYLEGELCSIWICAQPAALQLPEAEQLEQLAGRMLGRKVLVHPAGQGILGACFILLIALRADEAGLQPQLAFQLLQELELLQEGGGPAPLDGSQREDARQERDGWMVQTGPAAWIIGTGRPAAPAAAAGESFREAQNAFQYALFNGLSGVLAAEEEQLARQQFTRDADPFSVQFRELAKRLRHDLGSGSPAEPVLDGLFALLAGHPGAGRSYIASQLGGVIESCSALAMPAAQATTAFAAGHMEALLSCRTLTEMRDYTAAVVDDMARLLEEKRGRKDDYLINRVIQLIEEQYGNQELSLAYLAGEVFVSPNHLGMIFKKKTGKTPSEYIQEFRLQRAEEMLRTGKQRIAVVAELIGIPNPSYFGLLYKQVYGMTPGEYREFVQR